The following coding sequences are from one Rhineura floridana isolate rRhiFlo1 chromosome 2, rRhiFlo1.hap2, whole genome shotgun sequence window:
- the LOC133377903 gene encoding general transcription factor II-I repeat domain-containing protein 2-like: protein MAYGLAINFLNLNKSELRKNKLTVLKSSLNSQQTLLTMFSKEADTTTEASFVISGNIARAKCRYSDGEFVKNIAEVVAVLDPNNTKLQRLIAQTPASCHATERRISQISADVAGKMQNDLKNSLAFRFALDESTDIQDNPQLAVFVCYVSFDVTVKEEMLDLVALKETTRGVDIKNALDRALTNADIPLDKLISVATDGAPAMVGKNAGLIALMKNDPSFPEFLPVHCIIHHEHLAARYFKYENVMKSILEIVNFICLNGKSHRQFKNFMDELELEDKPSDVSFYCIVRWLSTSNVLNRFVDLLEPIITFLEEKKIFYPELENDEWMQDLMFLTDIMNHLQTLNLPLQGKDKIVSDLTQTIFSFQNEIRVFQRDILSRNFSYFPNLKRRVNTFPDIEIKDHKLEEYEDKLQGLLDNFLDRFEDLQKLKPCFAFLVNPFMVDVINDGCPTGSKFQK from the coding sequence atggcctatggcctggCGATAAACTTTCTGAATCTGAATAAATCAGAATTACGGAAAAACAAGTTAACTGTGTTAAAATCATCACTAAATAGCCAGCAGACACTGTTGACAATGTTCAGTAAGGAAGCCGATACAACGACTGAAGCTAGTTTTGTTATATCAGGGAATATTGCTCGTGCTAAATGCCGATATTCTGATGGCGAATTTGTTAAGAATATAGCTGAAGTTGTTGCAGTGTTAGATCCAAATAACACAAAACTTCAGCGACTAATAGCACAAACACCAGCTTCATGCCACGCTACAGAGAGGCGTATCTCCCAGATCAgtgctgatgttgcaggcaaaatgcaaaatgatttaaaGAATTCCCTTGCATTCCGCTTTGCTCTTGACGAATCTACAGACATACAAGACAACCCACAACTGGCGGTATTTGTTTGTTATGTTTCCTTTGATGTAACTGTGAAAGAAGAGATGTTGGATCTAGTGGCACTAAAAGAAACAACTCGTGGTGTTGACATTAAAAATGCACTTGACAGAGCCTTAACAAATGCTGATATTCCACTGGATAAACTCATCAGTGTTGCAACAGATGGAGCCCCTGCAATGGTGGGGAAAAATGCAGGATTAATTGCACTTATGAAAAATGATcccagctttccagagtttctccCTGTTCATTGCATTATTCATCATGAACACCTGGCAGCCAGATACTTCAAGTATGAAAATGTTATGAAATCTATTCTTGAAATTGTCAATTTCATATGCTTAAATGGGAAGAGCCACCGACAGTTCAAAAATTTTATGGACGAACTGGAGCTTGAAGATAAACCCAGTGATGTCTCTTTCTACTGCATTGTGAGGTGGCTGTCAACCAGCAATGTCTTAAATAGGTTTGTGGATCTGTTGGAGCCTATTATTACTTTTcttgaagaaaagaaaatattctaTCCTGAACTGGAAAATGATGAATGGATGCAAGATCTAATGTTCCTTACTGATATAATGAATCATCTACAAACTCTCAACTTGCCACTCCAGGGGAAGGATAAGATTGTTTCTGATCTTACTCAGACAATTTTCAGCTTTCAGAATGAAATAAGAGTTTTTCAAAGAGACATATTGTCAAGAAACTTCAGTTACTTTCCCAATCTcaaaaggagagtaaatacatTCCCTGATATTGAAATAAAAGACCACAAACTGGAAGAATACGAAGATAAATTACAAGGACTGCTTGATAATTTCCTAGACAGGTTTGAGGACTTGCAGAAGCTGAAGCCCTGCTTCGCCTTTCTTGTAAATCCATTCATGGTTGATGTGATCAATGATGGTTGTCCAACTGGAAGCAAGTTTCAGAAATAA